The sequence aagttttatttttagtgcCTTTAATGGCACAGTGTTCctcacacattttcattttgcagtggACCCCACGAAGTGTGTCGTTGGTGCGGTGAAAAGGGCACAGGGCTGGGGTCCAGGAGAGTGGGGTTCAAGCTTATTCccctctgggccccagtttccccacctgtaaacgAGGGGTTGGCCCGCTGACCTCTATGATTTTATGAACATTATATTGAACATTACATCGTCATTAAAAGGTTAGGTAAATGAGGTTAggtctctgcactttcactgctgagggcatgggttcaatccctggtcaaggaactaagatccttcaagcACGCAACACGGCCcacacagacaaataaataaacaaaacagccaGTATCCTCAGctccccccgctccccccaccaGGGGTTTGCTCAGCAGTGCTGGGCCCCAGGACcctttatacaaataaaaataaaaaatggaaaatgtgtaGAACCCATCAATACCAAAAGAAAATCAGTACTCAGAAAAAGTTACAGTGAGAAAAACCTGATCCAGGAAGAGGGGGCTGGGGTCATAGCCACGGGATGTAACTAAAGCCTAACAAAGATAAGGAGAGAATTCGAGGAGGTGAAACAGCTGAGTTGAATGCCTTCTaggttcttttctatttttccttacaCAGTTTGCGTTCGTAAGGAAAATGCGTTTTTTCAGAAGCTGGGAGGAGGAAGCAAAGATGAACCTAGAAGAATTAGACCCGAGTGGTGGGGTTTTAGACGGGATGAGGGCAGGCTGTCAGCTGGGTGAGCCCTCACCTCTCTATCCCTTTCTCCCACCAGACGTCCGGAGGCTGTGACTGCAGGAGGGTAgagaggggacagggcagggcctCCGCTTCCTGGCCCCtcaggggaggtggggtggagccAGGAGGGGCTCGGCGACTCCTCCAAGACCCCTTCCGTGACTCCAAGCTAGTGATATATATCTAAGGTTCTTACACCCCCAGATTCAGCGATTCCCCCCTATCTCAGCGCCGCCAGGAGCTGGGAGTGAAGTGAGACATCAGAGGAGCTGCGTGCcagggagcgggggaggggaaggcaggtgGGAGGGCTGTGAAGCAGAGCAGGTGGGAGAAGGAAGGTGAGTCAGCACAGAGCGGAACAGCAGGGCTTTGCAGCCTTGGAGCCTCCCTGCAGCTGCGTGCTCgcctctgggctctgggctcGCACCCCTGTGGCCCCCGCCCCCCATGCCCACCCCCAGTGCCCTCCGCTTTGACACCCCAGAAAGTCCTTGCTTCAGGCGCTTGTCAAAACTTGCCTATCCTGTGTCCTACTCGCATGTAAACAGAGAGATGGGCCCTCCTTAAGGAGCCACTGTCACAAGTGTCTGAGCGAAGTGGCAAATTGGTGACAAGGAAGGTGTTCAGGAGGGACCTTGCAGTGCCTCCACATCACTCTGGACGGGAGGCCCTCTTAGGGTGGGCCCACACCCCTTCCTCTCTTGTCCTTACGGATGGAGGGCTGGGCAGCCTCTAAGATGTGCTCCAGGTCGAAGGTGCCATATCCAAGAGTGCCtgagtctgaggtcttctttagCTACTGCTGGCAGCCCAGGGCACCAGAGCATCACTGAGAtgaaggaggcaggagaggatgAGATTGACGAGGCCCTCCCAGGGGTCTGCAGGgctggatggggtgggggggtgagacCCTGGGGTGCTCCCACCTGGCGTTCTTCTGAGAGCATGGGCAGGTGAGCGGCTGCACTTTCGTCTTGCTGAGTGGCCCCCGTAGGCCCTTCGAGGCCCACAAAGGTCACAGGTGCACTCTGGGAAATCTGGGTGGGggcaaaggaggaaaagaggcagcccctcccccctctcttaGCCCCTGCCTCAGGGAGGACGGGAGTGAAGGGGAAGCCAGCCCCTGGGCTTCTGACAGTTCTCACCTTGGTTCAGGCCAACCCCTttgttctctgggcctcagtttcctctctgagACCAAACCCTTGTCCCACCTACCTTGAAAGGTGTTATGCAAATAAGAGACATTGTAATGAGTTGCTGGGGACTTGGACCCCTTTGCCCAGGAAAGAGGCCTCAGGTTCTCCTATTAAACTGTTAAGGCATGTGGAATGCACCATGATTTACCCAAATGGCCAAATGTTGCCTGGTGAAAAACGTGGTCATTCACAAGCAGCCAACAGCACTTCACAGCAGGTGACCTGCCTCCTGGTTCCCTGTGTTTCCTGAGAGAGCTGGCACCTTGGCGTAGAAGATTCCTGGGAGCAGGGAGGGTGCCCTCTGCTTCCTCACACTCTGAATGCTGGGTACACAGTTGGCCTGTAAAATAGACTTAGAGCTGGAGGGAACCCTCCAACTCGAAGGTTCTGTGATAGATGAGCGATTATAGCCACAGTTCCACCTGGTGTGTACACCCTTTGCAGTGGGACTTGACCATGATCCCAAGGGGTGGAGTCGATTTCCCGCCCCTTGAATCGTGACCGGATTAGCCAATAACATGCAATGGCAGTGACGTTATACAAGTTCAAGGCTAGGCTCCAGAGACTTTGCAGCTTCTGCCTTCACCCTCTTAGGCGCCAGGAAGGGAACTGGTAAAGCCAACTGGAGGAAGAGAGGCCACTGGAGGCGAACCGGGGCCCCCCgtgcccaccccctgcccccgggGCCAACAGGGAGACCTACTGCCCAACATGTGAGTGAGGCCCTCATGGATCTTACGGcctggctgatctccctgcgGAGCAGGGCTGCTGGAGTGAGCCCAGAGGAACCAGATGAGGAGCCGCCCAGCCCTCCCGCAGCACCGCAGAAAGAATAAACCATTGTTGTCTAAGTTGAGGGTGGCCTGTTACACAGCACAGGCTGACTGAAGCCCGGGGCAGGGAAGGGACTCACCCAAGGTCCCACAGTGAGGCAGAGACCCGGTCCGACTATGACCAGGTTTCCCCGCTGCCCCCtagggcccctcccaccacagcgtcCTGCAGCCAAGTTAGTCGGCCCAGCCTGGTGGGGGTGGGTTCGTGGGGTGCAAACCGAGCAGGATCTTCCCACTTCTCCCTGAGTCAGAAAGGGATGGCTGACGTCCACCCCGGCTCACACGGCTTGTGAATAGCAAAGCTCTGACTCAAACCCACTCAAACCTCTTAGGGCCACTTCGGATCCTTCCCACTGGCTGCCAGGAAGGAGACCAGCAGGTGATGAAGTTCCTTCCAAGGGTCAGTCTCTCAGACAGGGGCACAGACACCTACACAATACACACAgacctaccacacacacacacacacacacacaaacacacacacacacacacacacacacacacacatcccatacacacaatacacacatgcgtaccacacacagacacgcatCGTGctggtctccctctctctctctccgtttCCCTCTATCTCTTCTTCCCAACCTTCCATCTTCAATCAGCCTACCCCTAATGGACCatatactttattaaaaatatatagttacaAACTCCATTGTCAACCTGGGCTGGGCCTGCAGGCCCAGAGGGACCACGGGGAGGGATGGCCCTTATCCTGCTCCTTGAGGCCCCACTTCTGCACCCAAACCCAGAACTATCCAGGGGCCGAGAGAGCTGGCTCCGAGGGTCTCAAGGGACCAGCCAGCTGGGCAGGGGAAGGTCGGGCTTGACGGGTGCGGCGTGGGAGGGGTGCGCAGAGAGGGGCGGCACCTCCTCGTCCCGCAGGTACAAATGGCAGAAGGTGGATGTGGTGCCTCCATCTCTCCATTTATGGATATTTACAAAAGAAAGTCATGAGCAACAGACCACAGTCATGCAAAAGAAACgcacacccctcccaccccctcaaaCTAACCACCGGCCCACCCCGGAACCCCAAGATGCCCACCCCCCGACGGTCCAGCCACCTTCCCCAAGGTTCTGAGAGCAAAGGGGGAAAGTCCTTGAAGGGTCGGTGGGGAAAGGGTGATGGGTCTGGGGTTCCTGAGCCGCCAGTGGGTAGGTGCTGGAGAACCCAGGCCGGCCAGACCGAGGGTATCCTGGCCCCTTCCCAGGCCTGGGTTCTGGAGTCAGTAGGAAGGGGCCTCCCAGTCTCGGAAGCCCCCAGCTCTCTCCAGAAGGTCCACGGAGCCAGGGTGAGCCTCTCTGTCCTGAGTGCGGTGGAGGTGTCCTGGCAGCCCACCCCCGGAAGAGGCCCTGGTGGGAAGCGAGAGAGGGCGGGCCTGGAGGTCAGATGGCAGACTCCCTGCGGTAGGAGATGTTGTCCAGCGGGAGGGTGGCTTGCATGCGCTCCAGATCCAGGTGGCTGCCAAACTCCAGCATCCGGATGATGCCCGCCTCCTCCTTGGAGCCTGCCTCCAGGCCCAGGCCCGCGGCCACGGCGGCAGCGGCCGcggcctcctcctccatctcctcttcctcctggctcATGAGGGCCAGCTCGTTCTCGTAGCAGAAGGCACTGGGAGGGGGCGGTGGGGCGGGCAGCACGGTGATCTTGCTCTCCTGCAGCTCCCGGGCGGAGCAGCAGGGCGTGCCGGCCACCTCATAGGTCTTGTGGAAGCGCGAGTAGTCCACCTTGTAGTGGCTCTTCTCCTCAAAGACCACGGGCTCGAAGCGGTGGCCCCAGAGGATCTCGCTGGCCAGGTAGGAGCTGCGGGCCTGGGTGGTCATGGCCGTGGCCTCCACCATGCCCTCCAGGATGACCACGATCTCAAAGTCCTCCGACTCCAGCTCCTCCTTGCCCATGCCGTAGAGCGGGCTGTCCTCGTCGATCTCGTGGACGATGATGATGGGTGACACCAGGAAGATGCGGTCCAGGCCGATGTCGTAGCCCACGTTGAGGTCCCGCTGGTCCAGCGGCAGGTACTCGCCCTCCTGGGTCATGTAGGGCTTGATGAGCTGGGCCCGCACGTGGGCCTCCACGATGTGGCTCTTGCGCAGGTTGCCCACGCGCCACATCAGGCAGAGCTTGCCGTCGCGCACCGAGATGACCGCGTGGTGGCTGAACAGCAGCGTCTGCGCCCGCTTCTTGGGCCGGGCCATCTTGGCCATGATGGTGCCGATCATGAAGGAGTCGATGACGCAGCCCACGATGGACTGGACCACCACGGCGATGACCGCCAGCGGGCACTCCTCCGTCACGCATCGGAACCCGTAGCCGATGGTTGTCTGCGTCTCCACGGAGAACAGGAAGGCACCCAGGAAGCCGTTCACGTGCATGATGCAGGGCTTGGGGGCCGCCGGGGCCGCCCCGCCGCCTCCCGCCACCGGGGCCCCCGCCACGGCCCCCGCCGGGCCGGCCTCCAGGTCACCGTGGAAGAAGGCGATGCACCAGAAGAGGAGGCCAAAAAAGAGCCAGGAGACAAGGAAGGCCGCGGAAAAGATCATCAGCATGTAGCGCCAGCGTGTGTCCACGCAGGTGGTGAAGATGTCCGCCATGTAGCGCTGCGACTTGTTGCTCAGGTTGGCGAAGTAGACGTTGCATTGGCCGTTCTTCTTGACGAAGCGGTTGCGGCGTTTCCGCCGGGGCACGTGGGCCTGCCCGTTGCGGCTGTGCCCGTGCATGTCCTGAAGCCGGCGTGGTCACCTGGGAAGACGCAGGGCCTGCGGGGGAGAAGCAGACACGTGAGACGCCGGGGAGCGAGTGGCTGCCGTGGGAGAGGCTCTCCAGGGGCCCCGGGAGTCCAGGTTCCAGGGCTGCGGGGAACCCACCCAGTGTCGCTCAGGAGGGGCAGAGCTGGACTGGGACGCGTGGCTTCCTCCACCACGTGGGCAGAATGTTAAGGTGGTTCTGACGACAGGGAGGGAGCGCCTCTGTGACCGGCCCAGCTCCGGGATCGGGGTCCGCCAGACCAGAAGCTGAGGCCGCCGGGATCCAGGTCCCAGTCCCAgcccctcacccccccacccaaACCTCCTGTGCCTGCTCTTCCGGGGGCTCCCTGATGCCCATCTCGGCGCCGCCGTCCCACCATTTGTCCCAGGTGCCCCGAGCAGAGGACGTTGTGAATGCTCTGGGGCCCTGCTCACCGCCCTGGGTTCAGCCTCTGCCCTTCTGGGCCTCTCGGGGGCCGGACATTCTCCTGCGCGGTCCAGTTCGGCAGCCACTGGCCACCTGTGGCTCTTACgtttaatcaaaattaaatacaatgttaGCTTCAGTTCCCCGGCTGCACTCGCCACGTTTCAAGGGCCCCGTAGCCACACGTGGCTAACGGCCACCGTACCGGACAGAGCAGATACGGGACACTTCCATCGTTGTAGAAAGTTCTGCTGGGCAGTGCTGGGACCCACAGCCCAACGTCAGTTCCTGTCCTGTCCCCATACTTGTTGGGAGCAGAGGTGGGTGAAGGCTCCAATGTGGTGGTCAGGACGGAGGTAAGGGGAGCCCTGAGTTTTGGCTCCTGCATAGGCATCCCTATTTCCAtatcacaggtgaggaaacagcggctgtctaaggccacacagctggtaagtgggtCCAAGTCCAGGCGTGTCTAACTCTTCAGCCCCCAGGTGCTGTCGGTATTGCTGAGTTCGCGGTGTGAAGACCTGGGGTGCTGGAAGCAGACACACCACTACCTAGCTATGTAAACTCAGGCAactcatttcacctctctgagcctcagtttcctcagctgtaaaacggGGATCAAAACCCTACCTCACAGGACCCGAGGagacagtaggtgctcagttaaaGCCAGTTGCCCTCCTGCCTTCTTTCCTGCTTCCTAGAGCAGGAGGAAGCTGGTGAGAGGCAGGATTTGCCTGTCAGCGTCCCCAGCTGTTTCGCTGGAGGCGGCCTCTCACCCTGCCGGGTGGCGGGCATACCAGTTGGGCCCACGGAGGGCACACATTCCCCTCACCCTCCCCTCCACTGGGGCTCCAGGAGAGAGATGGTGCCGCCCAGGGCCCCAGCGGATGGCAGGGCCGGGGCTGGGCCCGGGCCTGGGTTCCTAGTAACGTTTTGGCCCAGAATTATATAAGGCTGgaagtttctattttctgttctattcttcttcctgatctaaTTGTGCATCTGTGGAAATGTTTATACACTTCCCCGGTTCAGGACAACTTGGTTGCCGTGGCAACCGGTGCGCGCCAACGCTGTAATTTAGAGATCAACAGCTTCAGAGCCTGCCTCTTCCCGGGAGAAACTCCCTCTCTCAGCCCAGGGAGAGTGAGCCCtgcccccatctcctccctcccctgcggTCACCCCACCCTGACTCTGGGTTCTCCTCCCTTCCCCGCTTAAAAGGAGCTCCCTGGATCCCACAGTCCTGGATTGAGGTCCCAGATCCACCAtgtaacttgggcaagttacgtGACtgctctgcacctcagtttcctcatctggaaaatgggaccGGTGAGACCCATCGGTCTAAAGACCTAACAGGTAATGTGGGTGTGCAGGGCTTGCCCTTAAGAGGTCATGATTTTAACTGGGCATCCCAGACCCCCTCTGCTACCTCCCCTAGAGTCCTAACAGCCAGGGCTCCAGGTGGGTAGCCCTGAGGGCATTGGGGGCCAGGGGCACCTTCTAGGCTGTAAATGGCTTGCAGGGAGGTCTTCCTTTACTAAATACATCCCTCTCTGCTTTGTCTCACCATCTTGAATGCATCCATTAGCACCACAGAAAGAACCAGAGCCCATAGGAAGGGTTTCAAGATCACTGATTTCAAGACCCTCCTTTTACATCTGAGGCCAAGGAAGCTCAGAGCTGAAATGAACTTGCTAAGGGTCCCAGAGCAGGTGTGCCAGCCCTGAGCAATCACCTCACTTCCACTCCTGGAAGGTCAAGGACGTGCTCCTGGGAAGAGGAGCTTCCTCTCTGGAGGGGGTTGGGGTAGGACTTCGGGCTAGGGAAGAGAgggcaccagcccagccccggcaGGCCCTGGGCCCGCCAGCCTCAGGTTTGCAGGATAGAGGCAGAGGGGACAGAGTGTAGCAACCCGGGCCTTTGGTGGATGAGGcgggtgaggcccagagagggtaaggGCCCTGTCCAAGGCCAAACAGGAGCCCAGGGTGCTGCGAGGCCCTCGATCTCTGCCCAGAGGAACCGGTCCTGACCTTGGGGGTTCATCTGGTGCTGCAGGAGAGGGTTCTTGACGGGGCTCGCCTCACCAGCACTGCCCACTGTTTCCCATCCCTGAGTGGAAGTGACAGGAGTCTCAGCCAAGCCCCAGGACGAGGCTCTGTACGTCCCTACCCCCTACACTCACACCCTCCACTTCAACACTGCCCCCGGCCCCTGCCCTTCCATCACCCCAATTCCCCATCCCCAGCACCCACATGTGGCCCGGGCAGGGGGCGGGCACAGCTCATCTCCCGGCCCCAGGCCTCCTCTCCGGGTCACAGCAACCGTTCCCCGAacccctgccctgggccaggcccGGGGCCACCACCGCTGTGCCCGCTAGCTCGGCCGGCGCTCAGAAACATCCACTCCTGGGCCTTTGGGAAAGCTGCCCGCAAGCACAGGTGCTGTCACCAGGTCCGACACCCTCCATCACGGGCAGCCCGTGGGGGGGGCGTCCCCCTGAGGACCCTGGGCTGGTGAGGGCCCAGCCCCTCGTCCTCAGTGACCTGCCTAGATACACCACCTCCACTCCATCCATCACCACGGCCCCCGCACAGGAGCCGGAGGCTCAGCTGCCGGCACCGCGCGAGGATGGCCACAAAATGAGGAGCACAGAGCTCGGCGACTGCTCGCGGGTCACAGCCGCCAGGAGACGGCCAGCTTTTCTGCCCCTTGTTTGTCACACGGGGCTTCCTGGCGAAGGCAGGACCCAACGGGAAAGtgtgaaagagaaaggaacacagatCATGGGAGAGAGGCGACAGGCATTGATAATTGGGTACCATCCTCCTCCGAATATAGATGTTttattaaaagagagagagagagagagcgagcaagGGAGCCCTAGCTGTTCAGGTGCCTGTACCGTGGCTACAATTAAGCGTACTTTTCTGGAAAAAGGGAGCTGGTCTAACCCGCTTGCACCGAAAGTGCCCTGTGTGCACACACTGGGGAACAGGGTTTCTATGGTGGGGGCCCGGGGGGCCGGGGGCTCTGGCTGCCTTGCTGGGCGACCTGGAAcaagcccctccccttcccagccaggCTCTCCCTCCTTTATTCTAAGAGTGCAGCCTGCAGCATCTTTCATGGTGAACGTTCTTTCTTTTCGGGAAATAATGGGGATGGGAGATGCTGGCTGCTTTTTGAAAATGTAATGTCCTTTCTCAGCCAAGTGAAGAATCGACAATGCTGTGTAAGTTaccaacatttttttgttttgtttttaattttgctgtgCTGTGAACATCTGGATCCTGGAAaactagggaaactgaggctgagagcgGGGCTGTGGCACGTGAGTCAGCAGCTGGCGACGGACGCCTGAGCCTCAGGGAGAGAGTGAAGATGACCAGCAGGGCTGTCAGCTCGCTGGCACCATCTCTGTCCTGCTCCTTCCTGAGCAGTTAGGGAGGGCTGCACCCTGCCTGCCAGGGGGTCCGGAGAGGCAGGAGGACCGCCCCACACCTGTGTCCTCTTAGGTTTTCCCTCCTCGCCCACAGCTCCCTTTGCCGAAAAAAAGCCAATAAAGTGGCGGCGGCCTCAGCAGTTTCCCGCAGCCTGGGAAGGCTGTGCAGGCGAATCTCCCCACaagcacccccgccccccgccactcGTGGGAGCCACGGTGGCGTCTGCAGGTGCGCCACGCAGGCCCTCTGGCCCCGGATGGCAGCAGCAGCGTGTCCTGTGGCCCAGGCGGGCTGGCCATGCTGCACTCAGCCCCTAGACggtgggcgggagggagggggcaggagcgCGCTTAGGAAGTGCTTCCGCCCCTCCCGCAGGCCTTCAAGCCCCCCACTGATGTTGGGTGGGACAGCAGGGGAGGCTGAGGGACTTGCcggaggtcacacagctcagagtGGGGCCCAGCTGAACCCCTCATCCCTCTCGGTGGCCGCCCTCAGAGAGGGAACACTCTGGAAGTGCCAgctctgtgccaggcgctgtcTTGGTCCCTCTTGCTGAAACATCACTACAACTCTTTGttaatttaacaagtatttattaagcacctaccacAGCGACAAGCAGGGTTATTATTTCTCTTCCCAGCTGAAGAAtcacaggctgggggtgggggtgggggagtaggGACGGGGACGGGGTCACACAGCAGATGTGGCGAAACCGGGATTCCGACTCAAGGCCTGGGTGGCTCCAGGTCCTGGCTCACCCTGGTCCCCAGCTTCTGGCCTTCCCTTCACCTCCCACGAAGCCCTGTTCAACCCGGACCCCCTCATGCCTCTCCCCAGCTCTCCAGCCTCAGCCCGAGCCCCCTCTGTTCTCTGAAGCCTTCTGCGGCTGCACTGCCAGCCGCCAGCCCTGCTTCCGCACGGCCCCTTGACCCCCACGCTGCTTCTTTTCAACTTTATGAAAATAATGTGCTGGTTAAAGCCTCACATTGGGGGCTTTACCCAACACTTTAGGCTCTCAGGCTCAGCTCTGTCAACCTCCTAGCATGTCCTCTGTggacctcggtttcctcacctgcaaaatggagatgatgcTAACGGTATCTACCTCACCTACGTAATAGAAACATCAGCTGAGGGTTCAACAGGGCATTGCAGGTAAAACGCAGTGAATGAGATGagatgaagaagatgatgatgacgAAGATGACGGTGTAAGAACGCTGGCCTGGGAGACCGGAAACCTGGCTTCAAGTCCTGGCTCcaagtcctggctccaccactaacTGCTCCAGCCAGGGGCTCCTTctctccatctgcaaaatgggggacCGTAAGTGCTCTGTGGccagagagctgggaagatgtAATGAAgccagagcccagcacagagtCTGAAATAAGGCGGGTGATCTGGTGGGTGTCCTTGAGTCTCACGAGCCCCACGCATTCCTGAGTCCCTCTTGGGCCTGAGGGGAGGCTGCCTCGTCTACCAGAGGGCGCACCCACGGGGAAATGGGGGCGGTGTggggccagggggtgggggaaagaggaGATTTCCCTGGGGGAAGTGGAAGGAATTAACACCACTGCCCCATTTCCCAGCCTTGTGACAAGCACAGGGcctgcccccaaccccagctCTGACTGAGGCCTCTCAGGCCTGGACTGCCTGCTTTGGCGGGGAGGGTCCTTTCATCTCACACACACGGGGAtttggaggagggaaaggacaTAAGTGCAGGCAGCTGTGCTCCTCAAAGAGTAAGAGGCGGCTAAGGATGGATCTAGCCATGGGGGTGTCCTGTCCTGCCCACGGTCCTCTGCAGGCCCCTGTCCTGCTCCTCACACCCTGGGAGGTCTGACTACCTCCTCTCGATGAATCTCCAGAGCCCAAATCTTCCCTCTCCCAGGGCAGTGGCTCTGACTCTGGAGTCTCTGTACCACTttccaactgtgtgaccttgggcaagttacttaacctctctggtcccTGTACCCCTCATCCTTAGGTGGCTCTAAGAGTATTCCTTACCTCATAAGATTATTCTGAGAGGTAAATGGGATCATGCACAGgtgcccagcacagagtaagTGGTTGGTAAGTGGTACAAATCACTTCAGAGGCTGAACAGTCTTTCCCTCGATCCCCTCCCCTGGATTTCAGATGTCATGCCCCGGAGCCCACCTGGCACCCATCATGCGGCCCCGTCCAACTTTTCTTCCAACACCAGCACTAGGGAGCAGGTGAGTAAGGGCAGTGGCCTCAGACTCTCACAGAGCTGGGCCAGAAGTGGGCTCAGTCCCATCTGGGTCCTGCAGGATCCTTGACCTCTAAGCTTCAGCGCCTTCATTTACAAAGGAACACAGTAACGCCTACC is a genomic window of Kogia breviceps isolate mKogBre1 chromosome 12, mKogBre1 haplotype 1, whole genome shotgun sequence containing:
- the KCNJ4 gene encoding inward rectifier potassium channel 4: MHGHSRNGQAHVPRRKRRNRFVKKNGQCNVYFANLSNKSQRYMADIFTTCVDTRWRYMLMIFSAAFLVSWLFFGLLFWCIAFFHGDLEAGPAGAVAGAPVAGGGGAAPAAPKPCIMHVNGFLGAFLFSVETQTTIGYGFRCVTEECPLAVIAVVVQSIVGCVIDSFMIGTIMAKMARPKKRAQTLLFSHHAVISVRDGKLCLMWRVGNLRKSHIVEAHVRAQLIKPYMTQEGEYLPLDQRDLNVGYDIGLDRIFLVSPIIIVHEIDEDSPLYGMGKEELESEDFEIVVILEGMVEATAMTTQARSSYLASEILWGHRFEPVVFEEKSHYKVDYSRFHKTYEVAGTPCCSARELQESKITVLPAPPPPPSAFCYENELALMSQEEEEMEEEAAAAAAVAAGLGLEAGSKEEAGIIRMLEFGSHLDLERMQATLPLDNISYRRESAI